A single genomic interval of Aedes aegypti strain LVP_AGWG chromosome 1, AaegL5.0 Primary Assembly, whole genome shotgun sequence harbors:
- the LOC5567783 gene encoding ribosomal RNA-processing protein 7 homolog A, producing the protein MGSAADFIPIPLRYEDQDTACHQVLIKENVSKAIHKSKPAGRTLFVLNVPPYATPESLQTAFSITGKVDHVILQEKPAEEHAIQNDQSENRFKVAYVVYQQPSSIKKLLRMQKLNALNADGQLLTGIEKWTKAYQERIPDPVLMQQEIDAYMVNYDRQVAQEKTQQETEPDDEGWVTVTKSSANTFVQKEATVSKLEDKLSKDRKHKELKNFYTFQIRESKKTDIVSLRKKYDRDLQKMQQIKKTKRFKPY; encoded by the exons ATGGGTTCAGCAGCAGATTTTATAC CAATCCCGCTGAGGTACGAAGATCAGGACACCGCTTGTCATCAGGTGCTTATCAAGGAAAATGTTTCCAAGGCGATCCACAAATCGAAACCAGCCGGTAGGACGTTATTCGTGTTAAATGTTCCGCCGTATGCAACGCCAGAATCTTTGCAAACAGCTTTTAGCATAACAGGCAAGGTAGATCACGTTATTCTACAGGAAAAACCTGCCGAGGAACATGCCATTCAAAACGATCAGTCGGAAAACAGATTCAAGGTTGCCTACGTAGTTTACCAACAACCGTCATCCATTAAGAAGCTGTTGCGAATGCAGAAGTTAAATGCCCTTAATGCAGATGGCCAACTTCTGACGGGCATCGAAAAGTGGACCAAGGCCTACCAGGAGCGTATCCCAGATCCTGTATTGATGCAGCAGGAAATCGACGCATACATGGTCAATTACGATCGCCAGGTTGCCCAAGAAAAGACCCAACAGGAAACGGAACCGGACGATGAGGGTTGGGTCACGGTAACCAAGTCGAGCGCCAACACGTTTGTGCAAAAGGAGGCAACGGTCAgcaaattagaggacaaattaAGCAAGGATCGCAAGCACAAGGAGCTAAAGAACTTCTACACGTTCCAAATTCGCGAATCGAAAAAGACCGATATTGTTAGCCTGAGGAAAAAGTACGATCGCGATCTGCAGAAAATGCAGCAAATTAAGAAGACGAAACGGTTTAAGCCTTACTAG
- the LOC5567782 gene encoding uncharacterized protein C7orf26 homolog — MSSQERQILRKTDFPEMARDALPIIENLIIHRNKHDLAMDLIGEFVFRERRDDQRGGGQQYQKQPVTPRLSSIDEFQLVLVLCDFFSRPGPDATRNAVFFSLFGGSIGRSSVLNKLISTAVSGSIAPLLCAAGTWMQQLGCTSPPSLELAQCIVKDFVIFSNKSSEQLKSLPMVAPRFAANFMTAVTDLYLNGGKGQLVAPPDLLLDVITEWVSENPALCLASQQPMALPTGAIAMPVVTPLAGLIRWCVLSMIITQKQDLYSKLHLAVLQSLLEATPPVTAPPSALNAQHLGLIISSLQTEMESLLKMGKSLNEEYIHSCLERFAQAVQVGLTSRCIFGNIPQLVCRLETLPSKNKLLQIVINANKTV; from the exons ATGAGTAGCCAAGAACGTCAAATTCTTCGGAAAACGGATTTTCCTGAAATGGCTCGAGATGCGCTACCCATAATAG AAAACCTCATCATTCATCGCAACAAACACGACCTCGCAATGGATCTGATTGGGGAATTCGTGTTCCGGGAGCGCCGAGATGATCAGCGTGGGGGCGGCCAGCAGTATCAGAAGCAACCGGTCACTCCGCGGCTGTCGTCCATTGATGAGTTCCAGCTGGTATTGGTGCTGTGTGATTTCTTCTCCCGGCCTGGACCGGATGCCACTCGGAATGCGGTGTTCTTTTCGCTCTTTGGCGGTTCCATAGGACGAAGCAGCGTTCTGAACAAACTGATCAGTACAGCTGTGTCCGGATCGATTGCTCCG TTATTGTGTGCCGCTGGAACATGGATGCAACAGTTGGGCTGCACATCGCCGCCCAGTCTTGAGCTAGCTCAATGCATCGTTAAGGACTTTGTGATATTCTCTAACAAATCCTCGGAACAGCTGAAATCCCTGCCGATGGTGGCCCCCCGTTTCGCAGCCAATTTTATGACGGCGGTCACAGATTTGTACCTTAATGGAGGTAAAGGCCAACTGGTCGCACCTCCTGATCTTCTTCTGGACGTCATAACTGAATGGGTTTCTGAAAATCCGGCCCTGTGCCTTGCTTCCCAACAGCCGATGGCCCTTCCAACAGGAGCGATCGCTATGCCTGTTGTAACTCCACTGGCCGGACTGATCCGATGGTGTGTCCTGTCGATGATAATTACCCAAAAGCAAGATCTATACAGCAAACTACATCTAGCCGTGTTACAAAGCTTGCTGGAAGCGACGCCCCCTGTTACTGCCCCTCCGAGTGCTCTGAATGCCCAGCACCTGGGGCTAATCATCAGCTCGCTGCAAACCGAAATGGAATCTCTACTCAAAATGGGCAAATCGTTAAACGAAGAGTACATTCACAGCTGCCTGGAACGATTTGCCCAGGCCGTGCAGGTCGGATTAACGTCGCGGTGCATATTCGGAAACATTCCTCAGCTGGTGTGTCGCTTGGAGACACTCCCGAGCAAGAACAAACTGTTGCAGATCGTGATCAACGCCAACAAGACTGTGTGA